In the Sarcophilus harrisii chromosome 1, mSarHar1.11, whole genome shotgun sequence genome, one interval contains:
- the OFCC1 gene encoding orofacial cleft 1 candidate gene 1 protein: protein MIRTVCKIHFLAGLCPPALQQRSQNPSAWTSSGSRDELGIVLTISLQKFQQKALKQTKQKKSKSAEFLMAKEDGAATESIENPAFNISSTDLSAYQTSEEKVIKHDKPDSTLAAHPQKLGLRDCAEPRGVISILIMLTLSDSCCVSDLTWAFHS, encoded by the exons ATGATCCGTACAGTATGCAAAATTCACTTTCTTGCTGGTCTGTGCCCACCAGCCTTGCAGCAGCGCTCCCAGAATCCCTCAGCCTGGACTTCGAGTGGATCCAGAGATGAACTCGGCATTGTT ttaacaatttCCCTCCAGAAGTTCCAGCAGAAGGCTCTGAAGCAAACTAAGCAGAAGAAATCCAAGTCAGCTGAATTTCTGATGG CAAAAGAAGATGGAGCAGCCACAGAAAGCATTGAAAATCCAGCTTTTAACATCAGCAGTACAGATCTTTCAGCATATCAGACTTCAGAGGAGAAAGTTATTAAACATGACAAGCCAGATAGCACCCTTGCAGCTCACCCACAGAAACTTGGGCTGCGGGACTGTGCTGAACCAAGAGGTGTGATTTCAATCTTGATTATGCTCACCCTGAGTGACAGTTGCTGTGTTTCTGATCTAACCTGGGCATTCCACAGTTAG